From a region of the Sporosarcina ureilytica genome:
- a CDS encoding VanZ family protein, giving the protein MRKFIILLLLLTVLFISSGQTYEQQSIVPNLQKLLPGKPFETVLSKLEIPYWGITVSVEERGYYYFIEFLLRKSAHFFIFGFIAASIYTLLPKMSFRFLLAAFFTLFIAIGDEYRQSLTGGRTPTIQDVMLDMAGALTALVIVRLMIIIKDFFKERKRRSKISV; this is encoded by the coding sequence ATGAGAAAATTTATTATCTTACTTTTATTACTAACTGTACTGTTTATTTCGTCAGGCCAGACATACGAACAACAATCTATTGTCCCGAACCTTCAAAAATTACTACCTGGAAAACCTTTTGAAACGGTACTTTCTAAGTTAGAGATTCCCTATTGGGGCATCACCGTATCAGTTGAAGAACGAGGATATTATTACTTCATAGAATTTCTACTTAGAAAAAGTGCACATTTTTTCATCTTCGGTTTTATTGCCGCTTCAATTTACACTTTGTTACCAAAAATGTCTTTTCGTTTCCTACTTGCAGCGTTCTTTACGTTATTTATTGCAATTGGTGATGAATATCGTCAGTCACTTACTGGTGGAAGAACACCTACCATCCAAGACGTTATGCTTGATATGGCGGGGGCACTCACTGCACTTGTAATCGTGCGTCTCATGATTATCATTAAAGATTTTTTCAAAGAACGAAAGCGTCGTAGTAAAATAAGTGTTTAA
- a CDS encoding transposase: MTNKDFKALSSCLTKPISPLISNYMRTSLKTLRKHLPFIENSFIYPYNNGRIEGINNKIKVLNCVAYRYRNFQNYKKRIILHFKLKPPKWGFKEKQAHLIAA, translated from the coding sequence ATGACAAATAAGGATTTCAAAGCCTTATCATCCTGTTTAACCAAACCTATTTCACCGTTAATCTCAAACTACATGAGAACAAGTTTAAAAACGTTAAGAAAACATCTTCCGTTCATCGAGAATAGCTTTATTTATCCTTACAATAACGGAAGAATTGAAGGAATCAACAATAAAATTAAAGTCTTGAATTGTGTCGCTTATAGATACAGAAACTTTCAGAATTACAAAAAACGAATCATTTTACATTTCAAACTAAAACCTCCCAAATGGGGATTTAAAGAAAAGCAAGCCCATTTAATTGCAGCATAA
- a CDS encoding OsmC family protein: MRVKTVWTGGRAFTAVGDSGYDINMDATEAYGGLGKGATPTEMLLGALAGCIGIDITMILRPHLDKINKIEIITDGTRKEEPPKGFTAMEITFVIEGDIDSKKVWRAIRLGKEKYCSVSDSLKAEVDFKLVLNGEES; encoded by the coding sequence ATGAGAGTAAAAACAGTATGGACTGGAGGGCGCGCGTTTACTGCGGTCGGCGACTCCGGTTATGATATCAATATGGATGCAACGGAGGCTTATGGTGGTTTAGGAAAAGGAGCGACCCCTACCGAAATGCTTCTTGGCGCCTTAGCCGGCTGTATCGGTATCGATATTACGATGATTCTACGACCTCATTTGGATAAAATTAATAAAATTGAAATCATCACGGACGGCACAAGAAAAGAAGAACCGCCGAAAGGATTTACTGCCATGGAAATCACTTTCGTCATAGAAGGCGACATTGACAGTAAGAAAGTTTGGCGAGCGATTCGTCTTGGAAAAGAAAAATATTGTTCCGTTTCTGATTCATTAAAAGCTGAAGTTGACTTTAAACTAGTATTAAATGGAGAAGAAAGTTAG
- a CDS encoding AbgT family transporter — translation MSQSKQSKSIRFLNFIEEKGNQLPDPITIFIIFTLMVIGLSHLLTVMGTSVSFEGVNNETGKIETLTVKAVSLLAPEGIAYMFSHVVSNFTSFVALGPVLVAMLGVGVAEKSGYISALMTNTVTKAPRRFVTQIVVLMGVLSNVAASVGYVVLVPLGAIIFLGFNRHPLAGLSAAFAGVAGGYSANLFLGTNDPLLSGITTEAANILNANYVVNPTDNWFFMFVSTFLIVIIGTLVTDKLIEPKLGTYKEVDKVERVNKISVREKKGLLWANVSILITIALIALLVIPKNGVLRGVGGSIIQSPFMSSIIFMMMLVFLVPGIVYGLVTKTIRNDKDIARLMASSLETMSGFIVLIFFAAQFVALFNYTHLGTIIAVKGATFLQAIHLDGAPLLVALIFITAIINLFIAADSAKWAIMAPVFVPMFMQMGISPEVTQVAYRVGDSATNIISPLMPFFPLVVAFAQRYGKENGVGTVISLMLPYSIIILISWSIFFIIWYVLGIPVGPGTNLNY, via the coding sequence ATGAGTCAATCAAAACAATCCAAATCGATTCGTTTTTTAAACTTTATTGAGGAAAAAGGAAATCAATTACCTGATCCGATTACAATTTTCATTATTTTTACATTAATGGTAATTGGGCTGTCCCATCTTTTAACTGTGATGGGGACAAGCGTGAGCTTTGAAGGGGTTAACAATGAAACGGGAAAAATTGAAACGCTAACCGTGAAGGCAGTCAGTTTGCTTGCTCCTGAAGGCATTGCGTATATGTTTTCACATGTTGTCTCAAATTTTACGTCATTTGTGGCGCTCGGGCCAGTCCTTGTTGCCATGCTCGGCGTAGGTGTGGCAGAGAAAAGCGGCTATATTAGTGCGCTTATGACAAATACTGTTACAAAAGCACCGAGGAGATTTGTGACGCAAATCGTTGTGTTAATGGGCGTATTATCGAATGTCGCTGCCTCTGTTGGGTATGTTGTCCTAGTTCCGCTGGGTGCAATTATTTTTTTAGGATTTAATCGGCACCCACTCGCGGGTTTATCTGCTGCGTTTGCGGGTGTGGCGGGCGGTTATTCTGCCAATCTTTTTTTAGGAACGAACGATCCGTTGTTAAGTGGAATTACGACGGAAGCCGCAAATATATTAAATGCAAATTATGTCGTGAACCCCACGGATAACTGGTTTTTCATGTTCGTTTCGACATTTCTGATTGTCATTATTGGTACGCTGGTTACAGACAAGTTAATCGAGCCAAAATTAGGGACCTATAAAGAAGTAGATAAAGTCGAGAGGGTTAATAAGATTTCAGTACGTGAGAAAAAAGGTCTTCTTTGGGCAAACGTCTCGATTTTAATTACAATTGCTCTTATTGCACTTCTTGTCATTCCTAAAAACGGCGTATTACGTGGAGTGGGCGGAAGTATTATCCAATCCCCGTTTATGAGCAGCATTATTTTTATGATGATGCTTGTCTTTTTAGTGCCGGGGATTGTATATGGTCTTGTTACGAAAACGATAAGAAACGATAAAGATATTGCAAGGTTAATGGCCTCTTCATTAGAAACGATGTCAGGCTTTATTGTTTTAATCTTTTTTGCTGCCCAGTTTGTGGCATTATTTAATTACACACACTTAGGCACAATTATCGCGGTAAAAGGGGCAACCTTTTTACAAGCGATTCATTTAGATGGTGCGCCACTTCTTGTCGCATTAATTTTCATTACCGCGATCATTAATTTATTTATCGCGGCAGATTCTGCAAAGTGGGCAATTATGGCGCCTGTATTCGTACCAATGTTTATGCAAATGGGAATCTCACCTGAAGTGACACAAGTCGCTTATCGAGTAGGGGATTCTGCGACAAATATTATCTCTCCATTAATGCCGTTTTTTCCATTAGTCGTAGCTTTTGCACAACGATATGGTAAAGAAAATGGCGTAGGCACAGTGATTTCTTTAATGCTGCCTTATTCGATTATTATTTTGATTAGCTGGTCAATCTTTTTCATTATATGGTACGTACTCGGAATTCCGGTTGGTCCGGGAACGAACTTAAATTATTAA
- a CDS encoding DNA ligase D — protein MKPMLLTDANDIPKGKEWMYETKYDGFRCILTWEGETPTLKSRNDKELTHLFPEIIQFCSDIYERIQPYLPLRLDGELVYLRNDFQSEFSIVQTRGRMRSETSISDHVQAFPCHYIGFDILKLKDEDLTNLSLTKRKKALQKIFNATELPTSVNYKSNKRLQMLETFTNDEHLWNKITVHNGEGIIAKRKGSTWIEGTRTKQWLKIKNWRYVTVILTKYDESNGFFTGAVYKEGELTEIVTFLHGLEDEEIETLRTLFRTNGKQISRNMWELAPSICIQIACISFDGKHLREPRFHKFDFEMNAANCDWNQMLRQLLPIPESIAITHPDKPVWPQMEIRKEDYLYYLQNVASLMLPFLHNRHLTVIRYPHGVPGEKFYQKNAPDYLPDFIATSRLEDIDYILCNEIESLLWLGNQLALEFHIPFQTINTAKPTEIVFDLDPPSVEEFSIAVEAAIRMKAIFDKFELESFVKTSGGKGLQIYIPLPFNRHTYEDTRLFTKFVCDFLCEQEPDWFTTERLKKNRNNKLYLDYVQHQAGKTIVAPYSPRGNEHCFIATPLQWEEVDSSLKPSQFTIPVILERIHHQNDPFRDFFDVGEKQEFESVYRQLKDLLG, from the coding sequence ATGAAGCCGATGTTATTAACGGATGCAAATGATATTCCTAAAGGAAAAGAATGGATGTATGAAACGAAGTACGATGGATTTCGGTGTATTTTAACGTGGGAAGGAGAAACACCTACTTTGAAAAGCCGGAACGATAAGGAACTTACGCATTTATTTCCGGAAATTATTCAATTTTGCTCAGACATATATGAGAGAATTCAACCTTATTTACCTTTACGATTGGACGGCGAACTTGTTTATTTACGAAATGATTTTCAAAGCGAATTTTCTATCGTTCAGACACGTGGACGCATGCGCAGTGAAACGAGCATCTCAGATCACGTTCAAGCATTTCCATGTCATTATATTGGATTTGATATTTTGAAATTAAAAGATGAAGATTTAACCAATTTATCTTTAACAAAAAGAAAGAAGGCATTACAAAAAATATTTAATGCAACTGAACTTCCGACTTCAGTAAACTATAAAAGCAACAAGCGTCTACAAATGCTCGAAACTTTTACCAATGACGAACATTTGTGGAATAAAATCACTGTACATAACGGCGAAGGCATCATAGCAAAAAGGAAAGGCAGTACATGGATTGAAGGAACGCGGACAAAACAATGGTTGAAAATTAAAAATTGGCGTTACGTTACTGTGATTTTAACGAAATACGATGAAAGCAATGGATTTTTTACAGGCGCAGTATATAAAGAAGGGGAACTAACCGAAATTGTAACGTTTCTTCATGGTTTAGAAGATGAAGAGATAGAGACGTTGCGAACATTATTTAGAACAAATGGAAAGCAAATATCTCGAAATATGTGGGAACTCGCGCCATCGATTTGTATTCAAATTGCTTGTATTAGTTTTGATGGTAAACATTTACGTGAACCAAGATTTCACAAGTTTGATTTTGAAATGAATGCAGCTAACTGTGACTGGAATCAAATGCTTCGGCAGTTACTCCCTATCCCCGAATCAATAGCAATTACACATCCTGATAAGCCAGTTTGGCCTCAAATGGAGATTCGAAAAGAAGACTACTTGTATTACTTACAAAACGTTGCATCGCTTATGCTGCCATTTTTGCATAATCGACATCTTACCGTCATTCGTTACCCGCACGGGGTGCCAGGTGAGAAGTTTTATCAAAAAAATGCACCTGATTATCTACCGGATTTCATAGCTACCTCACGATTGGAGGATATCGACTATATTTTATGTAACGAAATTGAATCATTGTTGTGGCTTGGCAATCAACTCGCCCTTGAATTTCATATCCCTTTTCAAACGATAAATACGGCAAAGCCGACTGAAATAGTTTTTGATTTAGATCCGCCTTCAGTCGAGGAGTTTTCTATAGCTGTCGAGGCGGCTATCCGAATGAAAGCAATATTCGATAAATTTGAACTTGAATCTTTTGTGAAAACGTCCGGTGGAAAAGGTTTACAAATTTATATACCCTTGCCATTTAATCGGCATACTTATGAAGATACTCGTTTATTTACAAAGTTTGTTTGTGACTTTTTGTGTGAACAGGAACCGGATTGGTTTACGACAGAGCGTCTTAAAAAGAATCGTAACAATAAATTATATTTAGATTATGTTCAACATCAAGCAGGAAAAACAATTGTGGCACCTTATTCACCGAGAGGTAATGAGCATTGCTTTATCGCAACTCCATTACAATGGGAGGAAGTCGATTCATCATTAAAGCCTAGCCAATTTACGATTCCCGTCATTTTAGAGCGAATCCATCATCAAAATGATCCATTTCGTGACTTTTTTGATGTAGGAGAGAAGCAAGAATTTGAAAGTGTTTACCGCCAACTGAAAGATTTACTAGGTTAA
- a CDS encoding Ku protein, with protein sequence MHTVWKGSISFGLVNIPVKLHTATENKDIKLRQLHKECHSPINYQKSCPVCEKEVQNEEIVKAYEYSKNKFVVLDEEDLEKLKKENEDKSVEIIDFVKLEEIDPIYFERSYFMAPDSGGGKAYALLRKALEDSGKIGVAKIMIRSKEQLAVIRVYQDTLLMETIHFPDEVRLVKDVPNIPSDEKVVKKELDTALMLVEQLTTAFDPEKYKDDYRTALMELIEEKKSENATVAASDKQPAPAKVMDLMTALQASLDKTKPKTTAKKKPATRKKATKKHA encoded by the coding sequence GTGCATACCGTTTGGAAAGGAAGCATCAGTTTTGGACTTGTGAATATCCCAGTGAAACTTCACACCGCGACTGAAAACAAAGATATCAAATTACGCCAATTGCATAAAGAATGTCATTCTCCTATTAATTATCAAAAGTCATGTCCCGTTTGTGAGAAAGAAGTCCAAAACGAGGAAATCGTCAAAGCGTATGAGTATTCAAAGAATAAATTTGTTGTGCTGGATGAAGAAGATTTGGAGAAGCTAAAAAAAGAAAATGAGGACAAATCGGTCGAAATTATCGACTTTGTTAAATTAGAAGAAATCGATCCTATTTATTTTGAACGCAGTTATTTTATGGCACCAGATAGCGGAGGGGGAAAAGCTTACGCACTTTTAAGAAAAGCTTTAGAAGACTCCGGAAAAATTGGCGTTGCAAAAATTATGATTCGCTCAAAAGAACAACTTGCTGTTATCCGAGTCTATCAAGATACATTACTTATGGAAACCATTCATTTTCCAGACGAAGTACGTCTCGTAAAAGACGTCCCGAATATCCCGAGTGATGAAAAAGTTGTCAAAAAAGAACTTGATACAGCACTCATGTTAGTCGAGCAACTTACGACAGCATTTGATCCGGAAAAGTATAAGGACGACTACCGTACAGCCCTTATGGAATTAATCGAAGAGAAAAAGTCAGAAAATGCGACAGTGGCGGCAAGCGATAAACAACCTGCACCAGCAAAAGTGATGGATTTAATGACCGCCCTGCAAGCATCACTAGATAAAACGAAACCAAAAACAACTGCGAAGAAAAAACCGGCGACCCGTAAAAAAGCGACAAAGAAACATGCATAA